Proteins encoded in a region of the Streptococcus sanguinis genome:
- a CDS encoding ABC transporter ATP-binding protein: MFKLFKRLTAREVSMIVLSVLFTFLTVYLELEVPTYISTITELLQTPGTGLADLWEPGLKMIGLSFASLLSAIVVGFFAARIAASFTQSLRSDIFNRVLDYSQTEIKKFSIPSLLTRTTNDITQVQTLITMGLQVVTRGPIMAIWAMTKIIGKSENWLTAVLIAVIVNILLTVVLVTLAFPKQSVAQRLVDKLNSVTRESLTGIRVVRAYNAEDYQDEKFAAANDEVTRLNLFIGRLMAMMNPVMMGISSGLTLAIYWIGAYLIQEAGLQERLPLFSDMVVFMSYAMQIVIGFLLMGALFIVLPRTIVSAGRINEVLDLHSSITSPEQPKAAADSKGEVVFRDVSFRYSKNSEAVIEHVSFTAQAGDTVAFIGSTGSGKSTLVNLIPRFYDVTEGEILVDGVNVQDYQLEDLHNKVGYIPQKAVLFSGDIESNLDLGQSKESPLDEQKMWEALDLAQAKPFVQEKEKGLKAEVAQSGTNFSGGQRQRLAIARALARKPEILIFDDSFSALDYKTDRILRKGLAERTRDMTKLIVAQRISTIMDADQILVLDAGKVVGQGTHRELLASNEVYQEIAYSQLSKEELENGK; this comes from the coding sequence ATGTTTAAGTTATTTAAACGGCTGACGGCAAGGGAAGTGAGCATGATTGTTCTCAGTGTGCTCTTTACCTTCCTAACGGTATATTTGGAATTAGAAGTTCCAACCTATATTTCGACGATTACAGAGCTATTGCAAACACCGGGGACAGGCTTGGCGGATCTGTGGGAGCCAGGTTTGAAAATGATTGGCCTATCTTTTGCTAGCTTGCTGTCAGCTATTGTGGTTGGCTTTTTTGCCGCTCGTATAGCAGCCAGCTTTACCCAAAGCTTGCGGAGCGATATTTTCAACCGTGTGCTAGACTATTCACAGACGGAGATTAAGAAATTTTCAATCCCTAGTCTGCTGACTCGGACGACGAATGACATTACCCAGGTACAGACCTTAATTACCATGGGGCTTCAGGTAGTGACCAGGGGACCGATTATGGCGATTTGGGCCATGACCAAGATTATTGGCAAGTCCGAGAACTGGCTAACTGCAGTTCTTATTGCTGTTATAGTCAATATCCTGCTGACAGTAGTTTTGGTGACATTGGCCTTTCCCAAGCAGTCAGTGGCGCAGCGCTTGGTCGATAAGCTAAACAGCGTCACTAGAGAGAGTCTGACTGGGATTCGCGTGGTCCGGGCTTACAATGCTGAGGACTATCAGGATGAGAAGTTTGCGGCGGCCAATGATGAAGTAACCCGACTCAATCTTTTCATCGGTCGTCTGATGGCTATGATGAATCCAGTTATGATGGGGATTTCCAGCGGCTTGACACTGGCGATTTACTGGATTGGTGCTTATTTGATCCAGGAGGCTGGGCTGCAGGAGCGTCTCCCGCTCTTCAGTGATATGGTCGTCTTTATGTCCTATGCTATGCAGATTGTGATTGGATTCTTGCTCATGGGTGCCCTCTTCATCGTCCTGCCTCGGACCATTGTATCCGCTGGCCGGATTAATGAAGTTCTGGACCTGCATTCTTCTATCACCAGTCCGGAACAGCCTAAGGCAGCAGCGGATAGCAAGGGAGAGGTGGTCTTTCGAGACGTGTCCTTCCGCTATTCCAAGAATTCAGAAGCGGTCATTGAGCATGTCAGCTTTACAGCGCAGGCTGGTGATACCGTGGCCTTTATCGGTTCAACTGGTTCAGGGAAATCCACGCTAGTCAATCTCATTCCTCGTTTCTACGATGTAACTGAAGGAGAGATTCTGGTAGATGGTGTCAATGTTCAGGATTACCAGCTGGAAGACCTGCATAATAAGGTCGGCTACATCCCGCAAAAGGCGGTGCTTTTCTCTGGCGATATCGAGAGCAATCTGGACTTGGGTCAAAGCAAAGAAAGCCCGCTGGATGAGCAGAAAATGTGGGAGGCTCTTGACCTAGCACAGGCTAAGCCCTTTGTCCAAGAGAAGGAAAAGGGGCTGAAAGCTGAAGTGGCTCAAAGCGGAACCAACTTCTCTGGTGGCCAGCGTCAGCGTTTGGCCATTGCCAGAGCTTTGGCTCGTAAGCCAGAAATCCTCATCTTTGACGACTCCTTCTCAGCGCTGGACTATAAGACAGACCGCATTTTGCGCAAGGGACTGGCTGAGCGGACGCGGGATATGACCAAGCTGATTGTGGCGCAGCGGATTTCTACTATCATGGATGCGGATCAAATCTTGGTCTTGGATGCTGGTAAGGTGGTTGGTCAAGGTACTCACAGAGAGCTTTTGGCCAGCAACGAAGTCTATCAAGAAATTGCCTACTCACAATTATCCAAGGAGGAATTAGAAAATGGAAAATAA
- a CDS encoding MarR family winged helix-turn-helix transcriptional regulator, with product MEKPLLEMKRFGRKIHLIVEKLAKEQGIESMAGPQGQVLHIVACRTEEGKDTLIKDIEQELDISKSVASNLMKRMEKNGFIQLEISKTDKRAKYIRLTPQSQERMKKIRDFFDEMDRSILNGVSEQELLIFSQVMAKFYQNIESLENGGKDV from the coding sequence ATGGAAAAGCCTTTATTAGAAATGAAGCGTTTTGGACGAAAGATTCATCTCATAGTGGAAAAGCTTGCCAAGGAGCAAGGGATTGAGTCCATGGCTGGGCCGCAGGGGCAGGTCTTGCATATTGTCGCCTGTCGTACGGAAGAGGGGAAGGATACCCTTATTAAGGATATTGAGCAGGAGTTGGATATTTCCAAATCGGTGGCCTCTAACTTAATGAAAAGGATGGAGAAAAATGGCTTTATCCAGCTGGAAATCAGCAAGACAGACAAACGGGCCAAATATATCCGTCTCACTCCGCAGTCGCAGGAAAGAATGAAAAAAATCCGTGACTTTTTTGATGAAATGGATCGTTCTATTTTGAATGGTGTTTCTGAGCAGGAACTACTGATTTTTTCTCAAGTCATGGCCAAGTTTTATCAGAATATCGAAAGTTTAGAAAATGGAGGCAAAGATGTTTAA
- the scrK gene encoding fructokinase ScrK — MTKLYGSLEAGGTKFVCAVGDERFEVVEKTQFPTTTPIETLDKTIEFFSHFDNLAGLAVGSFGPIDIDPNSKTYGFITTTPKPHWANVDIVGALRRALNVPIYFTTDVNSSAYGEVVARNNAGGRIENLVYYTIGTGIGAGAIQRGEFVGGTGHPEMGHYYVAKHPMDVEKEFNGVCPFHNGCLEGLAAGPSLEARTGVRGENIKLNSSVWDIQAYYIAQAAIQATVTFRPDVIVFGGGVMAQQHMLDRVREKFTVLLNGYLPVPDVRDYIVTPAVAGNGSATLGNFVLAKEVSERHAK; from the coding sequence ATGACAAAATTGTATGGAAGTTTGGAAGCTGGTGGCACTAAGTTTGTCTGTGCTGTAGGCGATGAACGGTTTGAAGTTGTTGAAAAGACACAGTTTCCAACGACCACGCCTATTGAAACGCTAGACAAGACGATTGAGTTTTTTTCTCATTTTGACAATCTAGCTGGTCTGGCTGTTGGATCTTTTGGGCCAATTGATATTGACCCTAACTCAAAGACTTACGGCTTTATCACGACGACGCCTAAGCCGCATTGGGCTAATGTGGATATTGTCGGAGCTCTGCGCCGGGCCCTCAATGTGCCCATTTACTTCACGACGGATGTCAATAGCTCAGCTTACGGTGAAGTAGTAGCCCGCAACAATGCTGGAGGCCGCATTGAAAATCTGGTCTATTATACGATTGGGACAGGAATCGGTGCCGGTGCTATCCAGCGGGGCGAATTTGTAGGGGGGACAGGTCACCCAGAGATGGGACACTATTATGTAGCTAAACACCCTATGGATGTGGAAAAAGAGTTCAATGGCGTTTGTCCTTTCCACAATGGCTGTTTGGAAGGATTGGCGGCTGGGCCAAGCTTAGAGGCAAGGACTGGAGTTCGTGGGGAAAATATTAAACTCAATAGTTCCGTCTGGGATATTCAAGCTTACTATATCGCTCAGGCGGCTATTCAGGCGACAGTGACTTTCCGTCCGGATGTCATCGTCTTTGGTGGCGGGGTTATGGCTCAGCAGCACATGCTGGATCGGGTTCGTGAGAAATTCACAGTTCTGCTGAACGGCTATTTGCCGGTTCCTGATGTTCGTGACTATATCGTGACACCGGCTGTGGCTGGAAATGGCTCCGCAACGCTGGGGAACTTTGTACTGGCTAAAGAAGTTAGCGAGCGCCACGCAAAATAA
- the cbiB gene encoding adenosylcobinamide-phosphate synthase CbiB yields the protein MTLIAIFLAVLLDWLIGDPYSWPHPVKWMGSYIYLCIRLQEKRQFSPYLFGFFLWLTTVGLALGVSCGLLWLAGLVHPVLYWIVWIYLAYSSLAAKSLAFEAQKVYHRLKFGTLEEARKQVGMIVGRETSQLTPEEISKATIETVAENTSDGVIGPLLCLFLGGPILAMTYKAINTLDSMVGYKTEKYRKIGLISAKMDDLANLIPARLTWFFLILSSQILLLDFKGALRIGWRDRYQHASPNSAFSEAVVAGALGIQLGGPHVYHGELIEKPTIGEASRPVEADDIQTAISLLYTSTMTGLILFTLFYLVKQAYF from the coding sequence ATGACACTCATTGCAATTTTTCTAGCCGTCTTACTGGACTGGCTGATTGGCGACCCCTATAGCTGGCCTCATCCAGTCAAGTGGATGGGTTCCTATATTTATCTGTGTATACGCTTGCAGGAGAAAAGGCAGTTTTCGCCCTATCTATTTGGCTTTTTTCTCTGGCTGACAACAGTTGGACTGGCGCTGGGAGTCAGCTGCGGGCTGCTCTGGCTGGCTGGTCTGGTTCATCCTGTCCTCTACTGGATCGTCTGGATCTATTTGGCCTATTCCAGTCTGGCGGCTAAAAGTCTAGCTTTTGAGGCCCAAAAGGTTTACCATAGGCTCAAGTTTGGCACTTTGGAAGAAGCTAGAAAGCAAGTTGGCATGATTGTCGGCCGTGAAACTTCCCAGCTGACACCAGAGGAAATTAGCAAGGCAACGATTGAGACGGTGGCTGAAAATACCAGTGACGGGGTTATCGGCCCTCTGCTCTGCCTTTTTCTGGGCGGACCAATCCTAGCCATGACCTATAAGGCAATCAACACCTTAGACTCTATGGTAGGTTATAAGACGGAGAAATACCGCAAAATCGGCTTGATATCTGCCAAGATGGATGATCTGGCCAATCTGATTCCTGCGCGTTTGACTTGGTTTTTCTTGATTCTCAGCAGTCAGATTTTACTGCTGGATTTCAAGGGAGCTCTGCGGATTGGCTGGCGGGATCGCTACCAGCATGCTAGTCCCAACAGTGCTTTTTCGGAGGCAGTTGTAGCTGGTGCTCTGGGCATTCAGCTGGGCGGACCGCACGTCTATCACGGAGAGCTAATCGAGAAGCCGACCATTGGAGAGGCTTCCAGGCCGGTTGAGGCGGATGATATTCAGACGGCTATCTCTCTCCTTTATACAAGCACCATGACAGGTTTAATCTTGTTCACTCTTTTTTATTTAGTAAAGCAAGCATATTTCTAG
- a CDS encoding peptide deformylase produces the protein MEKAIVKDIFFLQQPSEQASREDLYLAQDLQDTLQANQENCLGLAANMIGVPKRVIIFLYGMVPVVMFNPVLRSKSEPYQTEEGCLSLTGSRPTQRYQEITIDYLDKNWQQQTMTLKGLPAQICQHELDHLEGILI, from the coding sequence ATGGAAAAAGCAATTGTCAAAGATATTTTCTTCCTGCAGCAACCATCAGAGCAGGCTAGTAGAGAAGACCTTTATCTGGCTCAAGACTTGCAAGATACTCTGCAGGCAAATCAAGAAAACTGTCTGGGACTCGCAGCCAATATGATTGGGGTGCCTAAGCGGGTCATTATCTTTCTGTATGGCATGGTACCGGTAGTCATGTTTAATCCGGTGCTGCGCTCTAAATCAGAGCCTTATCAGACAGAAGAGGGCTGCCTGTCTTTGACTGGAAGCCGTCCTACCCAACGTTATCAGGAAATTACAATCGATTATCTGGATAAAAATTGGCAGCAGCAGACCATGACCTTGAAAGGGCTACCTGCCCAAATCTGCCAGCACGAATTGGACCATTTGGAAGGAATCTTGATTTAA
- a CDS encoding cobalt-precorrin-8 methylmutase: MTYIQNPSSIEEKSFQIIQSTITEKDPDYVFHSEMEESIIKRAIHTTGDFDYLYTMRFEHNVLKKIEEVIRAKGTILLDSNISLNGINKRVLDQLGVSYRCLISDEEVVALAKEKQITRAMAAVEIAAKIEGPKVFAFGGAPTALSYLIELAEQGMVEADAVIGVPVGFINVEESKEELLQSGLPALVNLGRKGGSTIVVAIVNAIIYQLREVVTDDYVRYSTPSSKEGGKN, encoded by the coding sequence ATGACATATATCCAAAATCCTTCCTCTATCGAGGAAAAGAGCTTTCAGATTATTCAGTCTACGATTACTGAAAAAGATCCTGATTATGTCTTCCATTCGGAAATGGAAGAATCCATTATCAAGAGGGCTATCCATACGACGGGAGATTTCGATTATCTCTATACCATGCGTTTTGAGCATAATGTCCTTAAAAAAATAGAAGAAGTAATCAGAGCTAAGGGGACTATTCTCCTGGACTCTAATATCTCTCTTAACGGTATTAACAAGCGCGTGCTTGACCAGCTAGGTGTGAGCTACCGCTGTTTAATCAGCGATGAAGAAGTGGTTGCGTTGGCCAAGGAAAAGCAGATTACCAGAGCTATGGCGGCTGTTGAGATAGCAGCCAAGATTGAAGGTCCTAAGGTATTTGCCTTCGGTGGTGCTCCTACGGCTCTGTCTTATCTGATTGAGCTGGCAGAGCAGGGAATGGTAGAAGCGGATGCAGTGATTGGGGTTCCAGTCGGCTTTATCAATGTCGAAGAATCCAAAGAGGAACTGCTTCAGTCAGGTCTTCCTGCCTTGGTAAATCTCGGCAGAAAAGGCGGCAGCACGATTGTAGTAGCCATTGTCAATGCCATTATCTACCAGCTGAGAGAAGTGGTGACGGATGACTATGTCCGCTACTCTACACCATCCAGTAAAGAAGGAGGAAAGAACTAG
- a CDS encoding ABC transporter ATP-binding protein encodes MENKKPSLFSQIRPYLKGFQLPLALAFVGAVLSNIITVYGPNKLKEITNLISEGLATNIDLKAVSEIALLLTVLYAVGALLNYGQSFIISTVIQYFSKRLRKAIAEKINKLPLGYFDGHSQGDTLSRVTNDVDTVGQSLNQSLGNVISASLLLVAVVLTMFFMNWILALVTILATVVGFVFVGFIMGKSQGYFTAQQNDLAAVNGYVEEMYSGHNVVTSYNAIDQSKERFAVLNHNLYNSIWKSQFISSMMMPLMFFTGNFAYVLVILVGAALAINGSISIGIIVAFMVYVRTFSQPLSQIAQGIAVLQQAGAALVRVFEFLAEPDMEDDQHKEQQLTAVKGNVAFEEVFFGYKPDQTIIHDFSAQAKAGQKIAIVGPTGAGKTTIVNLLMKFYEIDKGRISIDGIDIKDMKRSEVHDAFSMVLQDTWLFEGTIRENLIYNQEHVTDEAVVAAAKAVGVHHFIMTLPQAYNTVLDDTVNLSVGQKQLLTIARALLKDAPLLILDEATSSVDTRTEELIQKAMDKLMEGRTSFVIAHRLSTIRNADLILVMRDGNIIEQGNHDELMDQNGFYADLYNSQFVEEDAG; translated from the coding sequence ATGGAAAATAAGAAGCCTTCATTATTTAGCCAGATACGGCCTTATCTCAAAGGCTTCCAGCTTCCTCTTGCTTTGGCATTTGTGGGAGCTGTCTTGTCAAATATTATCACGGTCTATGGGCCAAATAAACTAAAAGAAATTACCAATCTCATCTCTGAAGGTTTGGCTACCAATATTGATTTAAAAGCTGTGTCTGAGATTGCCCTTCTGCTGACCGTGCTCTATGCAGTCGGAGCTCTGCTCAACTACGGGCAGTCCTTTATCATCAGTACGGTTATCCAGTATTTCTCCAAGCGGCTGCGGAAGGCCATTGCAGAGAAGATTAACAAGCTGCCGCTGGGCTATTTCGATGGTCATTCTCAGGGGGATACTCTGTCGCGCGTGACTAATGACGTAGATACGGTCGGCCAATCCCTCAACCAGAGTCTGGGGAATGTTATCTCTGCCAGCCTGCTCTTGGTGGCTGTGGTTTTGACCATGTTCTTCATGAACTGGATCTTGGCCTTGGTAACCATCTTGGCTACTGTAGTCGGCTTTGTCTTTGTCGGCTTCATCATGGGCAAGTCTCAGGGCTATTTCACCGCCCAGCAAAACGATCTGGCTGCAGTAAACGGTTATGTGGAGGAGATGTACTCCGGTCATAATGTTGTTACCAGCTATAATGCCATTGATCAGTCTAAGGAGCGCTTTGCAGTTCTCAATCATAATCTCTATAACAGTATTTGGAAGTCTCAATTTATTTCTAGCATGATGATGCCGCTCATGTTCTTTACGGGGAATTTTGCCTATGTGCTGGTTATTTTGGTCGGTGCTGCTCTGGCCATTAATGGCTCTATTAGCATCGGAATTATCGTCGCCTTTATGGTTTATGTGCGGACCTTCTCTCAGCCTTTGTCACAGATTGCCCAAGGTATCGCCGTCTTGCAGCAGGCTGGTGCTGCACTGGTTCGTGTCTTTGAATTTCTAGCTGAGCCTGATATGGAAGACGACCAGCATAAAGAGCAGCAGCTTACTGCTGTCAAGGGAAATGTTGCCTTTGAAGAAGTCTTCTTTGGCTACAAGCCGGACCAGACCATCATCCATGATTTCTCAGCCCAGGCCAAAGCCGGACAGAAGATTGCTATTGTCGGTCCGACGGGTGCCGGTAAGACGACTATCGTTAATCTCCTTATGAAGTTCTATGAAATTGACAAGGGACGTATCAGCATTGATGGTATAGATATTAAGGATATGAAACGCTCCGAGGTTCACGATGCCTTTTCAATGGTCTTGCAGGATACCTGGCTCTTTGAGGGAACTATCCGAGAGAACTTGATTTATAATCAGGAGCATGTGACGGATGAAGCAGTTGTTGCTGCAGCGAAGGCGGTCGGTGTTCATCACTTTATCATGACGCTGCCGCAAGCCTACAATACGGTGCTGGATGATACAGTCAACCTGTCGGTCGGTCAGAAGCAGCTGCTTACCATCGCTCGTGCTCTGCTGAAAGATGCGCCGCTCTTGATCTTGGATGAGGCCACTTCGTCAGTCGATACGCGGACGGAGGAGCTGATTCAAAAGGCGATGGACAAACTCATGGAAGGCCGGACTTCCTTTGTCATTGCCCACCGCCTGTCCACTATCCGAAATGCAGATCTTATCTTGGTCATGCGTGATGGAAATATCATCGAGCAGGGCAACCACGATGAACTCATGGATCAGAATGGCTTCTATGCGGACCTCTATAATAGTCAATTTGTAGAGGAAGATGCAGGTTGA
- a CDS encoding cobyrinate a,c-diamide synthase — protein sequence MKQFMLAGVSSGVGKTTVTLGILKALADRGYQVQPYKVGPDYIDTAYHSRITKRPSRNVDSFMIPDDQSLAWSYYKWHGDADVAVVEGVMGLFDGLGTDKDCASSASVAKKLGIPVVLIIDGKATSTSAAAMVHGFATFDPDLDIAGVIINRVASQNHYELIKGAIERYTDVEVLGYLPKNATAELPSRHLGLIPDVEMDDLDRRFEELGAAAATHINLDRLLEKAELPDKRMTNPFHIRNDQPLTLAYALDDAFHFYYEDNLDFLRELNVQLVPFSPLKDKALPAADAYYFGGGFPEVYAQELMTNADFRASVKKAHEQGRPIYAECGGLMYLGELLEVEGQAYEMVGIFKGKSLMTPGLKSFGYCQAETQVDSLFGPKGTAVRGHEFHHSVFETEEDTVLKLEKVRDGQVVAAWTGGYQKGRTFASYLHVHFYQDEQLLANWLNYIKEAN from the coding sequence ATGAAGCAATTTATGCTGGCTGGTGTTTCCAGCGGTGTCGGAAAGACAACAGTTACCCTAGGGATTTTGAAAGCTCTGGCAGACAGAGGCTATCAGGTTCAGCCTTATAAGGTTGGACCAGATTATATTGATACGGCTTACCATAGTCGGATTACCAAGCGGCCGTCGCGGAATGTGGACAGCTTTATGATTCCTGATGATCAGAGTTTGGCTTGGTCCTACTATAAATGGCATGGAGACGCGGATGTGGCAGTGGTTGAAGGCGTCATGGGCCTCTTTGATGGTCTGGGTACGGACAAGGACTGTGCGTCCTCTGCTTCTGTTGCTAAGAAGTTGGGTATTCCAGTTGTTCTCATCATCGATGGGAAGGCGACATCCACCTCGGCAGCAGCTATGGTCCATGGCTTTGCGACTTTTGATCCGGATTTGGATATTGCTGGGGTCATTATCAATCGGGTGGCTTCACAGAACCACTATGAACTCATCAAGGGTGCCATAGAGCGGTATACGGATGTTGAAGTTCTGGGTTATCTGCCTAAGAATGCAACAGCAGAGCTGCCATCGCGTCATCTGGGTCTCATCCCTGACGTAGAAATGGATGATTTGGACCGTCGATTTGAGGAGTTGGGAGCGGCAGCAGCCACGCATATAAATCTAGACAGGCTGCTAGAAAAGGCAGAACTGCCCGATAAGCGGATGACCAATCCTTTCCATATTCGCAATGACCAGCCCTTGACTTTGGCTTATGCTTTGGATGATGCTTTCCACTTTTACTACGAAGACAACCTGGACTTTCTAAGAGAGCTCAATGTCCAGCTAGTGCCTTTCAGCCCTCTGAAAGATAAGGCACTCCCAGCTGCAGATGCTTATTATTTTGGCGGCGGTTTTCCAGAAGTCTATGCTCAGGAGCTGATGACAAATGCTGATTTCCGGGCTTCGGTTAAGAAAGCTCACGAGCAGGGCCGGCCAATCTACGCAGAATGCGGCGGACTCATGTATCTGGGAGAGCTGCTGGAAGTAGAGGGTCAGGCCTATGAAATGGTCGGCATTTTCAAGGGCAAGAGCCTGATGACCCCCGGCCTGAAAAGCTTTGGCTACTGCCAAGCAGAAACGCAGGTAGACAGTCTTTTTGGTCCTAAAGGTACAGCGGTCAGGGGACATGAGTTTCACCATTCAGTCTTTGAAACGGAGGAAGATACGGTCCTCAAGCTCGAGAAGGTCAGAGACGGTCAGGTCGTAGCTGCCTGGACAGGAGGTTATCAAAAGGGCCGAACCTTTGCCAGCTACCTGCATGTTCATTTTTATCAGGACGAGCAGCTGCTGGCCAACTGGCTGAACTATATCAAAGAGGCGAATTGA